The following coding sequences lie in one Peribacillus frigoritolerans genomic window:
- the secY gene encoding preprotein translocase subunit SecY: MFRTISNFMRVGEIRNKIIFTLLMLIVYRIGTFIPVPHVNADFLAEQDQLSVIGLLNTFGGGALQNFSILAMGIMPYITASIIVQLLQMDVVPKFTEWSKQGEAGRRKLAQFTRYFTIILGFIQAVGMSYGFNNMSGGQLIENPGIATYLLIATVLTAGTAFLLWLGELITAKGVGNGISIIIFAGIVASLPTTANQIYAQQFENAGDQLFLRIITIILIVLAVLAIVVAVIFIQQALRKIPIQYAKRAAVGRTQMGGQSTHLPLKVNAAGVIPVIFAMAFIITPTTIASFFGKNSVTSWISTNLDYTKPIGMIIYVALIIAFAYFYAFIQVNPEQMAENLKKQGGYVPGIRPGKSTQEYLTRVLYRLTFVGSIFLAIIAVLPVFFIKLADLPQSAQIGGTSLLIVVGVALDTMKQLESQLVKRHYKGFIK, from the coding sequence ATGTTTCGCACGATCTCCAATTTTATGCGCGTGGGTGAAATAAGGAATAAGATTATTTTTACCCTACTAATGTTAATCGTCTATCGCATCGGTACATTTATACCTGTACCGCATGTGAATGCCGATTTTCTCGCTGAACAGGACCAGCTGAGCGTCATCGGTCTTTTAAATACCTTTGGCGGCGGAGCACTGCAAAACTTTTCGATATTAGCGATGGGTATCATGCCTTACATCACGGCATCCATCATCGTTCAGCTGTTACAGATGGATGTTGTTCCTAAGTTCACTGAATGGTCTAAACAAGGGGAAGCAGGGCGCCGTAAATTAGCTCAATTCACTCGTTACTTCACTATTATCCTAGGATTTATCCAAGCTGTTGGTATGTCTTATGGGTTCAATAATATGTCAGGTGGACAGTTGATTGAAAATCCTGGAATTGCAACATACTTGCTTATTGCGACTGTCTTAACGGCAGGAACAGCTTTTCTTTTGTGGTTAGGGGAGCTGATCACTGCTAAGGGTGTGGGTAATGGGATCTCCATCATCATCTTTGCTGGTATCGTAGCTAGTTTGCCAACTACGGCAAATCAGATTTACGCCCAACAATTTGAAAATGCCGGTGATCAATTATTCTTACGAATCATAACGATTATCCTCATTGTTTTAGCAGTATTAGCAATCGTGGTTGCTGTTATCTTCATTCAGCAGGCATTACGTAAAATTCCTATTCAGTATGCGAAACGTGCTGCGGTAGGTCGTACACAAATGGGTGGCCAGTCTACTCATTTACCATTGAAAGTAAATGCTGCGGGGGTTATTCCGGTAATCTTTGCAATGGCATTTATCATTACTCCCACTACAATCGCTTCTTTCTTTGGAAAGAACAGCGTGACTAGTTGGATATCAACAAATCTTGATTATACCAAGCCAATTGGTATGATCATATATGTTGCTCTTATCATTGCTTTTGCGTATTTTTATGCATTCATTCAGGTTAACCCTGAACAAATGGCTGAGAATTTGAAAAAGCAAGGTGGCTATGTGCCTGGGATCCGTCCAGGTAAGAGTACACAAGAATATTTAACACGTGTTTTATACCGTCTGACGTTTGTAGGCTCTATATTTTTAGCCATCATTGCCGTTTTACCGGTATTTTTCATTAAGCTTGCTGATCTGCCTCAATCTGCACAGATTGGTGGAACCAGTTTGCTGATCGTAGTGGGGGTTGCCCTTGATACGATGAAGCAGCTGGAATCACAACTTGTGAAGAGACACTATAAAGGCTTTATAAAGTAA
- a CDS encoding adenylate kinase, protein MNLVLMGLPGAGKGTQAEQIVEKYNIPHISTGDMFRTAIKDGTELGLKAKSFMDKGELVPDEVTIGIVRERLSKEDCLKGFLLDGFPRTVAQAEALEGILADLDRKMNFVINIDVDKSILMERLTGRRICKSCGATYHLVFNPPAKDDVCDRCGGELYQRADDNAETVQNRLDVNLKQTKPLLDFYGDKGYLVNINGQQDINKVFENIDVLLGALQN, encoded by the coding sequence TTGAATCTAGTGTTAATGGGTCTGCCTGGTGCTGGTAAGGGCACTCAAGCTGAACAAATCGTAGAAAAATATAATATCCCTCATATCTCTACTGGAGATATGTTCCGAACAGCTATCAAAGATGGAACAGAATTAGGTCTAAAGGCGAAATCATTCATGGACAAAGGCGAGTTGGTACCTGATGAAGTTACCATTGGCATCGTACGTGAACGGTTAAGCAAGGAAGACTGCCTCAAAGGATTTTTGCTTGATGGATTTCCACGTACTGTGGCACAGGCGGAAGCACTTGAGGGCATTCTTGCTGATTTAGATCGCAAAATGAATTTTGTCATTAATATCGATGTTGATAAAAGCATCTTAATGGAAAGATTGACAGGACGTCGTATTTGCAAATCATGTGGTGCGACATACCATCTTGTTTTCAATCCTCCTGCTAAAGATGATGTATGCGACCGCTGCGGCGGAGAATTATATCAACGTGCCGACGATAATGCAGAAACGGTTCAAAATCGCTTAGATGTGAATTTGAAACAAACCAAGCCACTTCTTGATTTCTACGGAGATAAAGGATACTTGGTCAACATTAACGGACAGCAAGATATTAATAAGGTATTTGAAAATATCGATGTGTTGCTTGGTGCTTTACAAAATTAA